Proteins from a genomic interval of Bradyrhizobium sp. G127:
- the phnG gene encoding phosphonate C-P lyase system protein PhnG, giving the protein MIQPQIGPEQSLRRDAMSVLAHTPTERIAACLDALEIPAHQVVRQPERGLVMVRGRIGGDGAPFNLGEASVSRAAVRLVSGEVGFGYVLGRDGEKARLIALCDALIQSESFKSEIEQAVVAPLRRERDAALAEQAAETAATRVDFYTLVRGEN; this is encoded by the coding sequence ATGATCCAACCGCAGATAGGCCCCGAGCAGAGTCTGCGCCGCGACGCCATGTCAGTGCTTGCGCACACTCCGACGGAACGGATCGCGGCCTGTCTCGACGCACTTGAGATTCCTGCACATCAGGTGGTTCGCCAGCCGGAGAGGGGCCTCGTTATGGTGCGCGGCCGGATCGGCGGTGATGGCGCGCCGTTCAATCTTGGTGAAGCCAGTGTTTCGCGCGCGGCAGTGCGGCTGGTCTCAGGCGAGGTCGGCTTCGGCTATGTGCTGGGACGCGACGGCGAGAAGGCAAGGCTGATCGCACTGTGCGATGCGCTGATCCAGAGCGAGAGCTTCAAGAGCGAGATCGAACAGGCTGTTGTTGCCCCACTGCGTAGGGAACGAGACGCGGCGCTCGCCGAACAGGCAGCGGAAACCGCCGCGACACGGGTC
- the phnF gene encoding phosphonate metabolism transcriptional regulator PhnF, which produces MSLSEDSGSGVALWRRVADSIEQSIANGTYPHDTRLPGEMEIAEIHRVNRHTVRRALAALAERGLVRAERGSGTYVEAPRISYPLRSRTRFSEIVGAGGQEADGKLLHSSIEPASQDLAKRLGVKTGASLLRIDALRMADRIPICVGTTWMEAARFPDGGHVYERKRSTTKLLTHFGVRDYRREWTNVTAAIVDAADAARLDLALGRPVLVVDSLDTEPDGKPLLTTRARFAAERVQFVIENQ; this is translated from the coding sequence ATGAGTCTGTCTGAAGACAGCGGCTCCGGCGTCGCCCTGTGGCGGCGCGTGGCGGATTCCATCGAGCAGTCCATTGCCAACGGAACCTATCCGCACGACACGCGCCTTCCCGGCGAAATGGAGATCGCGGAGATTCACCGCGTCAACCGCCATACGGTGCGCCGCGCGCTGGCGGCGCTGGCCGAGCGCGGACTGGTACGCGCCGAACGCGGCAGCGGCACCTATGTGGAAGCGCCGCGAATCTCCTACCCCCTTCGCTCGCGCACGCGCTTTTCCGAAATCGTCGGCGCCGGCGGCCAGGAAGCAGACGGCAAGTTGCTGCATTCGTCGATCGAACCCGCGTCGCAGGATCTGGCGAAGCGGCTAGGTGTCAAGACCGGGGCATCGCTGCTGCGGATCGACGCACTGCGCATGGCGGACAGGATTCCGATTTGCGTTGGCACCACATGGATGGAAGCAGCCCGCTTCCCTGATGGTGGACACGTCTATGAAAGGAAGCGCTCGACAACCAAACTGCTGACGCACTTCGGTGTGCGCGACTACCGCCGAGAATGGACCAACGTTACCGCAGCCATCGTGGATGCCGCCGATGCAGCCCGGCTCGATCTCGCTCTCGGTCGTCCGGTGCTGGTGGTCGACAGCCTTGATACGGAGCCGGACGGCAAGCCGCTGCTCACCACCCGCGCACGCTTCGCTGCGGAACGGGTGCAGTTCGTAATCGAAAACCAATAG
- the phnE gene encoding phosphonate ABC transporter, permease protein PhnE, producing the protein MTPAVQNASVIVAKYPELFHGSRSARRKAFAAASVALALFVFGCWYLDFSLERLIVGTRQLGWFILLMIPPDPGSSLPTYLHAMGETLSIAFLGTLLGALLALPFSLLAAKNIIPSIFLRFPVRRFLDSIRGIDTLIWALVWINVVGLGPFAGVLAIATSDFGAFGKLFSEAIEGGDHKQVEGIRAAGGSKLHEIRFGLMPQVLPVLAGQILYYIESNTRSATIIGIVGAGGIGLQLAEQIRVLEWQKVSTLVLMILIAVAVIDFISSRLRFAIIGRAGEARH; encoded by the coding sequence GTGACCCCGGCGGTTCAGAATGCCTCAGTCATTGTTGCGAAGTATCCGGAGCTTTTTCACGGCTCGCGCTCGGCGCGACGAAAGGCTTTCGCAGCCGCCTCTGTAGCGCTTGCGCTGTTCGTGTTCGGTTGCTGGTATCTGGACTTCTCGCTCGAGCGCCTGATCGTCGGCACACGGCAACTCGGCTGGTTCATTCTGCTAATGATCCCGCCGGACCCAGGCTCGTCACTGCCGACATATCTTCACGCCATGGGGGAGACGCTCTCGATCGCGTTTCTCGGCACGTTGCTCGGCGCGTTGCTGGCGCTGCCGTTCAGTCTGCTGGCGGCGAAAAACATCATTCCCTCGATCTTCCTGCGCTTTCCGGTGCGGCGGTTCCTCGATTCGATCCGCGGGATCGATACGCTGATCTGGGCGCTGGTCTGGATCAATGTGGTGGGCCTCGGACCCTTCGCGGGTGTGCTGGCCATCGCCACATCGGATTTCGGTGCATTCGGCAAGTTGTTTTCGGAAGCGATCGAGGGCGGCGACCACAAGCAGGTTGAGGGCATCCGTGCGGCGGGCGGCAGCAAGCTGCACGAGATCCGCTTCGGCCTGATGCCGCAGGTGCTGCCGGTGCTGGCGGGACAGATACTATACTACATCGAATCCAATACCCGTTCGGCCACCATCATCGGCATCGTCGGGGCCGGTGGCATCGGCCTGCAACTGGCCGAGCAGATCCGTGTACTGGAATGGCAGAAGGTCTCAACGTTGGTACTGATGATCCTGATCGCGGTCGCGGTCATTGATTTCATTTCGAGCCGGCTGCGTTTTGCCATCATCGGTCGCGCCGGCGAAGCGCGGCACTGA
- the phnE gene encoding phosphonate ABC transporter, permease protein PhnE, with protein MTISLSSYPPQQIAALEAAYDATVARKRLRFIAGLIVFVGLLIVAGLGAEVAPKTFVEKIGNFVGYFDRILNLDTGKRVWTDPAEWFWGWQKWLKLLAETLLLSYVGTGIGAVGAFCLNFFAAANVSPHPVARFVVRRFLEFCRTVPGIVFALIFVIAFGLGPMAGVLAIAIHSVGALGKLYSEQVENIDMKPLEGVRSTGASWMSSMRFAVLPQVMPGFASYSLLRFEINVREASVMGFVGAGGIGQELVVAVRKFFYSDVSAILLMIIITIFLIDVCTGWLRGRLFGPGRRS; from the coding sequence TTGACGATCAGCCTTTCCAGCTACCCGCCCCAGCAGATCGCAGCACTCGAAGCTGCGTATGATGCAACCGTCGCCCGCAAGCGGTTGCGGTTCATCGCGGGGCTCATCGTCTTTGTGGGGCTGCTGATCGTCGCGGGACTCGGTGCGGAGGTAGCGCCGAAAACCTTCGTCGAGAAGATCGGCAACTTTGTCGGCTATTTCGACCGCATTCTCAATCTCGATACCGGCAAGCGGGTTTGGACCGATCCCGCCGAATGGTTCTGGGGCTGGCAGAAATGGCTGAAGCTGCTGGCGGAAACGCTGCTGCTCAGCTACGTGGGTACCGGCATCGGCGCGGTTGGCGCGTTCTGCCTGAATTTCTTCGCCGCCGCCAATGTGTCGCCGCATCCGGTGGCGCGGTTTGTCGTGCGCCGGTTTCTGGAATTCTGCCGCACCGTTCCCGGTATCGTGTTTGCCTTGATCTTTGTGATCGCCTTCGGGCTGGGACCGATGGCGGGCGTTCTTGCCATCGCGATCCATTCGGTCGGCGCGCTCGGAAAGCTCTATTCGGAGCAAGTCGAGAACATCGATATGAAGCCGCTGGAAGGCGTCCGCTCCACCGGTGCAAGCTGGATGTCGAGCATGCGCTTCGCGGTACTTCCGCAGGTGATGCCGGGATTCGCGAGTTATTCGCTGCTGCGGTTCGAGATCAATGTGCGCGAGGCTTCGGTGATGGGCTTCGTCGGCGCTGGCGGTATCGGGCAAGAACTCGTGGTCGCGGTGCGCAAGTTCTTTTATTCCGACGTTAGCGCCATCCTGCTGATGATCATCATAACGATCTTCCTCATTGACGTCTGCACCGGCTGGCTGCGCGGGCGGCTGTTCGGACCAGGGAGGCGCTCGTGA
- the phnD gene encoding phosphonate ABC transporter substrate-binding protein yields the protein MINRRTVIAGVAALAFSATAASAQDWIAKYPELTFAVVPAENASGVTERWAPFIAYLSKELGVKVNLRIANDYAAVIEGQRSGTIHIASYGSASFARARMTGVNTEAFANDRNIDGSTGYYSMFFVLAKSPYKTIDDLKSKNLGLVDPNSTSGNNVPRFELNKMQISDAESYFRKVVFTGSHENAMLALSQGTVDVAANQWTAENDSTLAQMLTKGMLKNADGSPMKKEDFRIVHKSAPILNGPYAVLGDMPADLKTAIEKAFFETPTKEKAAFDKLSDGQKKDFNPATTKDWDGMIDLIKFVDHLRKKKAS from the coding sequence ATGATCAATCGTCGCACCGTCATTGCCGGCGTCGCCGCACTTGCCTTCAGCGCCACCGCCGCCTCGGCTCAGGACTGGATAGCAAAATATCCAGAGCTCACCTTCGCGGTGGTTCCTGCCGAGAACGCCTCGGGCGTGACCGAGCGTTGGGCGCCGTTCATCGCCTATCTGAGCAAGGAACTCGGCGTGAAGGTTAACCTGCGCATCGCCAACGACTACGCCGCTGTGATCGAAGGCCAACGCTCCGGTACAATTCATATTGCAAGCTACGGCTCGGCATCGTTTGCCCGCGCCCGTATGACCGGCGTTAACACTGAGGCGTTCGCCAACGATCGCAATATCGACGGCAGCACCGGCTATTATTCGATGTTCTTCGTGCTGGCGAAAAGCCCCTACAAGACGATCGATGATCTGAAGAGCAAAAACCTCGGCCTCGTTGATCCGAACTCGACCTCCGGCAACAACGTGCCGCGCTTCGAGCTGAACAAAATGCAGATTTCGGACGCCGAATCCTATTTCCGCAAGGTGGTGTTTACTGGCAGCCACGAGAACGCGATGCTGGCGCTCTCCCAGGGCACCGTCGATGTCGCGGCCAATCAGTGGACCGCCGAGAATGACTCGACGCTGGCACAGATGCTGACCAAGGGCATGCTGAAGAACGCCGATGGCTCGCCGATGAAAAAGGAAGACTTCCGTATCGTTCACAAGTCTGCACCGATCCTGAACGGACCCTATGCCGTTCTTGGGGACATGCCGGCCGATCTTAAGACGGCGATTGAAAAGGCATTCTTTGAGACCCCCACCAAGGAGAAGGCCGCCTTCGACAAACTGTCGGACGGACAGAAGAAGGACTTCAATCCGGCGACCACCAAGGACTGGGACGGCATGATCGATCTGATCAAGTTCGTCGATCATCTTCGCAAGAAGAAGGCCTCCTGA
- the phnC gene encoding phosphonate ABC transporter ATP-binding protein yields MLVVDGLTCRFGAKTAVDNASFSVEPGRFVGVIGRSGAGKSTLLRMINRLESPTGGRVLFEGVDVTALQGHDLRRWRARSAMIFQQFNLVGRLDVLTNVLMGRLAGVPLWRSLLQLWPHDDKAIAISALEQFDMMPMAAQRADQLSGGQQQRVAIARALVQQPDIILADEPIASLDPRNTRIVMDALLRINKHFGITVICNLHSLDLARTYCDRLIGMSAGRIVFDGAPASLTDSIARELYDLEAGEVMDETPDFVPGELAPVLGNAAVA; encoded by the coding sequence ATGCTTGTGGTGGACGGACTGACGTGCCGGTTCGGGGCGAAGACGGCTGTCGACAATGCGTCCTTCTCGGTTGAGCCCGGACGTTTCGTCGGCGTGATCGGCCGCTCGGGCGCCGGAAAATCCACACTGCTACGCATGATCAACCGGCTGGAAAGCCCGACCGGCGGGCGCGTCCTGTTCGAGGGCGTCGACGTCACTGCGCTGCAAGGCCACGATTTGCGCCGATGGCGTGCCCGGTCGGCGATGATCTTCCAGCAGTTCAATCTGGTCGGGCGCCTCGATGTGCTGACCAACGTCCTGATGGGGCGTCTGGCCGGCGTGCCGCTGTGGCGCTCGCTGCTGCAACTCTGGCCGCATGACGACAAGGCCATCGCTATCTCCGCGTTGGAACAGTTCGACATGATGCCCATGGCGGCGCAGCGCGCGGATCAGCTCTCGGGCGGACAGCAGCAGCGCGTGGCGATCGCCCGCGCGCTGGTCCAGCAGCCCGACATCATATTGGCCGACGAGCCGATCGCGTCGCTCGACCCTCGCAACACCCGGATCGTGATGGATGCGCTGCTGCGTATCAACAAGCATTTCGGCATCACCGTGATCTGCAATCTGCATTCGCTCGATCTGGCGCGGACCTATTGCGATCGCCTGATCGGCATGTCGGCGGGCCGCATCGTGTTCGACGGCGCGCCGGCCTCGCTGACCGACAGCATCGCGCGTGAGCTTTACGATCTCGAAGCCGGCGAGGTGATGGACGAGACACCGGACTTCGTACCTGGCGAACTGGCACCCGTGCTCGGAAATGCTGCCGTCGCATAG
- a CDS encoding chloramphenicol acetyltransferase — MAGKALSIQPLIDPTARLHDSHAGAYCEIGARTVLHEVTMGDYSYVVNDSQIAYATIGKFCSIAAMTRINPGNHPMHRAAQAHFSYRTSAYFPGEADDTDFFAWRRSHHVTFGHDVWIGHGAIVLSGRNIGTGAVVAAGAVVTKDVPDYTVVGGNPARPIRRRFPEHVSEQLIALAWWDWSHDRLRTALADFRNLPVEAFVEKYNSTLAS; from the coding sequence ATGGCCGGTAAAGCCCTATCCATTCAACCACTCATCGATCCAACCGCAAGGCTGCATGACAGCCACGCGGGAGCCTATTGCGAGATTGGCGCGCGAACCGTTCTGCACGAAGTCACGATGGGGGATTACTCTTACGTTGTGAACGACAGCCAGATTGCCTACGCCACCATCGGAAAATTTTGCTCCATTGCGGCAATGACCCGGATCAATCCCGGCAATCACCCGATGCATCGCGCCGCGCAGGCGCATTTTTCCTATCGCACCAGCGCCTATTTTCCAGGTGAAGCCGACGATACGGACTTCTTCGCCTGGCGACGCAGTCATCATGTGACGTTCGGCCATGACGTCTGGATCGGTCACGGCGCTATCGTGCTGTCCGGCCGGAATATCGGCACCGGTGCCGTGGTCGCGGCCGGTGCGGTCGTCACCAAGGACGTGCCGGACTACACCGTTGTTGGCGGAAACCCGGCGCGGCCGATCCGGCGGCGGTTTCCGGAACATGTCTCCGAGCAGTTGATCGCGCTGGCGTGGTGGGACTGGAGCCATGACCGGCTCCGCACCGCGCTGGCGGATTTCCGGAATCTGCCGGTCGAAGCCTTTGTCGAGAAATATAACAGCACCCTGGCCAGCTAA
- a CDS encoding alpha-D-ribose 1-methylphosphonate 5-triphosphate diphosphatase yields the protein MPDILIEGGRTLIGDALEDASIHIAHGTITEVSSRGSAASLRLDSHGLIALPGIVDMHGDAFERQMMPRPGVDFPVDVALVDSDRQAIANGITTVFHATTWSWEPGLRGTENAHRLLDAIEGMRPQLAADTRFHLRQETFNLDAEPTIAEWLTAGRVDLLAFNDHMHMTAASMNNPKKRARMVERSGLGETEFDLLVERVMTGADKVPASIARLASIGRDNGVPLLSHDDESPDQRTHFRSLGIAVAEFPINEATARAAVEGGDFTVFGAPNVVRGGSHTGWISAAEMVSKGLCSILASDYYYPAPLLAAFRLAADDILPLPQAWALVSRAPAAATELHDRGQIAAGKRADILLVDAGEPLRPRVVAVIAGGRMVHLTEPQRILSTSAAERRVEPA from the coding sequence ATGCCAGACATTTTGATCGAAGGCGGCCGGACATTGATTGGAGACGCACTTGAGGATGCGTCCATTCACATCGCGCATGGGACAATTACCGAAGTGTCTTCGCGAGGCAGCGCGGCCTCATTGCGCCTCGACAGCCATGGCCTGATCGCCCTGCCCGGCATCGTCGACATGCACGGCGATGCCTTCGAGCGCCAGATGATGCCGCGCCCCGGCGTCGACTTCCCGGTCGATGTCGCTCTTGTCGACAGCGATCGCCAGGCCATCGCCAACGGCATCACGACGGTCTTTCACGCCACAACATGGTCATGGGAGCCCGGCCTGCGCGGTACCGAGAATGCGCATCGCCTGCTCGATGCCATCGAAGGTATGCGGCCCCAACTGGCCGCCGACACGCGCTTTCATCTCCGGCAGGAGACTTTCAACCTCGACGCCGAGCCGACCATCGCCGAGTGGCTGACCGCGGGCCGCGTCGATTTGCTCGCCTTCAACGATCACATGCATATGACGGCCGCGTCGATGAATAATCCCAAGAAGCGCGCCCGCATGGTGGAGCGCTCCGGTCTTGGCGAAACTGAGTTCGATCTGCTGGTCGAACGGGTGATGACCGGTGCGGACAAGGTTCCTGCATCCATCGCGCGGCTTGCCTCCATCGGCCGCGACAACGGCGTGCCGCTGCTGTCCCACGACGATGAATCGCCGGATCAGCGCACCCACTTCCGGTCGCTCGGTATCGCCGTCGCGGAATTTCCGATCAATGAGGCGACTGCACGCGCGGCGGTCGAAGGCGGCGACTTCACGGTGTTCGGCGCGCCAAACGTCGTGCGCGGCGGCAGCCACACCGGATGGATCAGCGCCGCGGAGATGGTGAGCAAGGGCCTGTGCTCGATTTTGGCCTCGGACTACTACTATCCAGCGCCTCTGCTCGCAGCGTTTAGGCTTGCTGCCGACGATATCCTGCCGCTGCCGCAGGCTTGGGCTCTGGTATCGCGCGCACCAGCTGCGGCGACCGAACTGCACGATCGCGGCCAGATTGCAGCCGGAAAACGCGCGGACATTTTATTGGTCGACGCAGGCGAACCACTGAGACCCCGTGTCGTCGCCGTGATCGCCGGCGGACGCATGGTCCATCTCACGGAGCCGCAGCGCATTTTATCGACCTCTGCCGCCGAACGCAGGGTTGAACCCGCCTGA
- a CDS encoding DUF1045 domain-containing protein has protein sequence MSQYPRYAVYFVPSADSTLYRFGAGLIGYDAYSGQPLPFSEGIESEIDGWKQFTADPRKYGFHATLKAPISLAPGKTEDELVAAMSDFAQTPRAIPVIAPTVRGISSFVAITPNDFCAELQKLADDCVIAFDQFRAPLTTADRERRNVSALNKRQVAYLDRWGYPYVLEEFRFHMTLAGSLPAERRAPVLDLLQQRFGALELKSISIDRLALLRQNDASSGFTLISLWPLRATV, from the coding sequence ATGTCGCAATACCCCCGCTACGCCGTCTATTTCGTCCCGTCAGCCGATAGCACTCTCTATCGGTTCGGCGCGGGTCTGATCGGGTACGATGCCTATTCGGGGCAACCCCTTCCTTTCTCCGAAGGCATTGAAAGCGAGATTGACGGCTGGAAACAGTTCACCGCCGATCCGCGAAAATATGGTTTTCATGCCACGTTGAAAGCCCCCATCTCTCTCGCCCCCGGCAAGACCGAAGACGAACTCGTGGCAGCGATGAGCGATTTCGCGCAGACGCCGCGAGCTATCCCGGTAATTGCGCCAACCGTTCGCGGCATTAGCAGCTTCGTCGCTATTACGCCGAATGATTTCTGCGCCGAGTTGCAGAAGCTGGCCGACGATTGCGTCATTGCCTTCGACCAGTTCCGTGCGCCGCTGACAACAGCGGATCGCGAGCGCCGCAACGTGTCGGCGCTCAACAAACGGCAGGTCGCCTATCTGGATCGCTGGGGCTATCCTTACGTGCTAGAGGAATTCCGCTTTCACATGACGCTGGCCGGATCTCTTCCCGCGGAACGGCGAGCGCCGGTGCTGGATCTTCTTCAGCAGCGCTTTGGCGCGCTCGAACTAAAATCGATATCGATCGACCGGCTGGCATTGCTGCGCCAGAACGACGCAAGTTCCGGCTTCACCCTCATTTCGCTTTGGCCGTTGCGCGCAACCGTCTAA
- a CDS encoding FadR/GntR family transcriptional regulator produces MAKAAAKFIVKRAKPGRIHAVLSTLGSEIARDLIPTGAALPPEPELEARFGVGRGVVREAIKTLAAKGLVSVGPRHGTRVLPRHDWSLLDRDVLNWLVGKGAPDRELLLEIQEVRSIIEPAAAALAADRATKSDRERINAALTAMETSHDQISAIAADKAFHLAILDATHNRVFQGFRGAIDTILSTVFLVAVGSSGWFDDNLPNHAAVARAIDEGSSRKARIAMDQVLGFTRSKLSKKKPASSRVSSGPRAAKPKIKRKQDVS; encoded by the coding sequence TTGGCCAAGGCCGCTGCCAAGTTCATCGTCAAACGCGCAAAGCCCGGCCGCATTCATGCGGTGCTGTCCACGCTGGGCAGCGAGATCGCACGCGATCTGATTCCCACCGGAGCCGCGCTGCCGCCGGAACCCGAACTCGAAGCACGTTTCGGCGTAGGTCGCGGTGTTGTTCGCGAGGCGATCAAGACATTGGCCGCCAAGGGTCTCGTGAGCGTCGGTCCTCGCCATGGCACGCGCGTGTTGCCGCGCCACGACTGGAGCCTGCTGGATCGCGACGTCCTGAACTGGCTGGTTGGGAAAGGCGCTCCGGATCGCGAACTGCTGCTGGAAATCCAGGAAGTGCGTTCGATCATCGAGCCGGCAGCAGCGGCTCTCGCGGCCGATCGGGCCACGAAATCAGACCGCGAGCGCATCAATGCCGCACTGACTGCGATGGAAACCTCCCACGACCAGATCAGCGCGATCGCCGCGGACAAGGCCTTCCATCTCGCGATCCTCGACGCCACCCACAACCGGGTATTTCAAGGCTTCAGAGGCGCAATCGATACGATCCTGAGCACGGTATTTCTGGTTGCTGTCGGCAGTTCGGGCTGGTTCGATGACAATCTGCCTAATCACGCTGCCGTGGCGCGCGCCATCGATGAAGGCAGTTCCCGCAAGGCGCGGATCGCGATGGATCAGGTGCTTGGCTTCACCCGATCCAAGCTGTCGAAGAAAAAGCCGGCCAGTAGCCGAGTCTCATCAGGCCCGCGCGCGGCCAAGCCGAAAATCAAGAGGAAACAAGATGTATCGTGA
- a CDS encoding 2,4'-dihydroxyacetophenone dioxygenase family protein has translation MYRDMKGSTHVLASPEIAVVAIPQDERVWVPQAPDVWFRPLMLNTRQGQWCNLLRVRRSGVLSRHLHPNPVHGFVLKGKWFYREHEWIATEGSYVFEPPGEIHTLVVPEDTPEMITFFNIQGSMVYLDEQNKNVGYEDVFTKIDMCRAHYEASGLGRNYVDQFVR, from the coding sequence ATGTATCGTGACATGAAGGGCTCGACCCATGTGCTCGCATCGCCGGAGATCGCGGTAGTGGCGATCCCGCAGGACGAGCGCGTCTGGGTCCCGCAGGCGCCCGACGTCTGGTTCAGGCCGCTGATGCTCAACACACGGCAGGGCCAGTGGTGCAACCTACTGCGCGTCCGCCGCTCCGGTGTACTGTCGCGGCATCTGCATCCGAACCCCGTTCATGGCTTCGTCCTTAAGGGAAAATGGTTCTATCGCGAGCACGAGTGGATCGCCACCGAAGGCTCCTATGTGTTTGAGCCGCCGGGCGAAATACATACGCTGGTAGTGCCGGAAGACACGCCTGAAATGATTACCTTCTTCAACATTCAGGGATCGATGGTCTATCTCGACGAGCAGAACAAGAACGTCGGCTATGAGGACGTGTTCACCAAGATCGATATGTGCCGCGCTCACTACGAAGCGAGCGGTCTCGGCCGCAACTACGTCGACCAGTTCGTGCGCTGA
- a CDS encoding SDR family oxidoreductase, producing the protein MDAATISPEITSAAWASIWYAGKRVLVTGGTSGIGAGIARGFIEAGADVTVAGVGDAEIAAAASDPVLSKARAHRLDVRDGEAVKALIGSLDDLDVVVNCAGIIRRGEELDPEVFQSVVDINLNGTMRVCAAARPLLARSNGAIVNLASMLSFFGGGFVPGYAASKGGIAQLTKSLAIAYAVDGIRVNAIAPGWIATPLTTALQADPVRSQVILDRTPLGRWGKPADLLGGVLYLCSPTASFVTGTVLVIDGGYAIA; encoded by the coding sequence ATGGACGCCGCGACCATATCTCCCGAGATCACGTCCGCAGCCTGGGCGTCGATCTGGTATGCCGGCAAGCGCGTACTCGTGACCGGCGGCACGTCGGGCATCGGCGCCGGGATCGCGCGCGGTTTCATCGAGGCCGGCGCAGACGTCACCGTCGCAGGTGTCGGTGACGCCGAGATTGCGGCGGCGGCTTCCGATCCAGTGTTGAGTAAAGCACGCGCGCATCGTCTCGACGTGCGCGACGGCGAGGCGGTCAAAGCCCTGATCGGCTCGCTCGACGACCTCGATGTGGTCGTCAATTGCGCCGGTATCATCCGCCGCGGCGAGGAACTCGATCCAGAGGTTTTTCAATCGGTGGTCGACATCAATCTCAATGGCACCATGCGCGTATGTGCGGCTGCGCGCCCGCTGCTGGCACGCTCCAACGGCGCGATTGTCAATCTCGCCTCCATGCTGTCGTTCTTTGGCGGCGGCTTTGTTCCCGGATATGCCGCGAGCAAGGGCGGCATCGCGCAACTGACCAAATCGCTCGCCATCGCCTATGCCGTGGATGGCATCCGCGTCAACGCGATTGCTCCGGGCTGGATCGCCACGCCTCTCACCACGGCGCTGCAAGCTGACCCGGTACGGAGCCAGGTCATTCTTGACCGCACTCCACTGGGCCGCTGGGGCAAGCCCGCCGATCTGCTGGGCGGAGTCCTTTATTTGTGTTCGCCCACGGCTTCTTTCGTCACCGGGACCGTGCTCGTTATCGATGGAGGATATGCCATCGCGTGA
- a CDS encoding ABC transporter permease: protein MFVTPLLVLVLVWAIVVPLFQINPRVFPSVGAVGAAAMESIRDGTLINHVGASLLRVGLGTLIGIITAVPLGIAMGVSPAVSTFLTPLFRFFSVLAGIAWIPIATLWFGYGFGAIIFVIFNAVFFVVAYNTLLGVSTIPYALRNAAASLGAGRWALLTQVLLPGALPNIVTGIRTGLGFAWRGLIAAEMIATNVGLGYMLFVARDFYRTEVIVLGMIVIGVLWLLIDRLLLVPLERSTIERWGMVRRA, encoded by the coding sequence ATGTTCGTCACGCCCCTGCTCGTTCTCGTGCTCGTCTGGGCCATCGTTGTTCCGCTGTTCCAGATCAACCCGCGGGTCTTTCCATCTGTGGGCGCAGTCGGTGCGGCCGCAATGGAGTCGATCCGCGACGGCACGCTGATCAACCACGTCGGCGCAAGTCTGTTACGGGTAGGCCTTGGGACGCTGATCGGTATCATCACCGCCGTGCCGCTCGGCATCGCCATGGGCGTCAGCCCGGCCGTCTCTACCTTCCTGACGCCGTTGTTCCGCTTCTTCTCGGTACTGGCCGGTATCGCATGGATTCCCATTGCGACGCTGTGGTTCGGCTACGGCTTCGGCGCTATCATCTTCGTGATCTTCAATGCCGTATTCTTCGTAGTCGCCTACAACACGCTGCTCGGCGTCTCGACTATCCCGTATGCACTGCGCAACGCGGCCGCCTCCCTGGGCGCAGGCCGCTGGGCGCTGCTGACACAGGTGCTGTTACCTGGCGCGTTGCCGAACATCGTTACCGGTATCCGCACCGGACTCGGATTCGCATGGCGCGGGTTGATCGCCGCGGAGATGATCGCGACCAATGTCGGCCTCGGCTACATGCTGTTCGTCGCCCGCGATTTCTACCGCACCGAGGTGATCGTGCTTGGCATGATCGTTATCGGCGTACTCTGGCTGCTGATTGACCGCCTGCTGCTGGTTCCGCTTGAACGCTCGACCATCGAACGTTGGGGCATGGTGAGGCGCGCATGA